The following proteins are co-located in the Chryseobacterium scophthalmum genome:
- a CDS encoding HmuY family protein: MKKILFCLLIGTSFISQSCINDNEDPVLVTKSDGARVDPDVGGPTQPNQVWFDLGTETEILTKRSNWDLGFYTGNEFKVILNSSIMMAAGKIAGATNIDLVTEASVATLKTQVQVANFNPSNINYIDDVNGNIPSGYTAIEEIKANDSDNAVYLVNMGKEVFTGSVPIGSVVTGGDDRGWMKVQVVRSGTGYKVKYAELNSTTHKELFLTKNSTYNYNFVSLKNNSEVSIQPEKKRWDICFTVFTNTITGAGSYIYADFVTLNNVGGAAAYEVIVPSTSSGVEAYTNFKTSDIDHSKFITNDQRVIGSNWRNPVGANGLEVYGDRFYVVKDAEGYFFKLRFTRITNTAGERGRPQFEYKPL, encoded by the coding sequence ATGAAAAAAATACTATTTTGCCTATTAATTGGTACTTCTTTTATTTCTCAGTCTTGTATTAACGACAACGAAGATCCGGTTTTGGTTACTAAATCAGATGGTGCAAGAGTTGATCCTGATGTAGGAGGACCTACGCAGCCCAATCAGGTATGGTTTGACTTAGGAACAGAAACAGAAATTCTTACCAAAAGATCCAATTGGGATTTAGGGTTTTATACTGGAAACGAATTTAAAGTAATTTTAAATTCTTCAATTATGATGGCTGCCGGAAAAATCGCCGGTGCTACCAATATTGATTTGGTAACTGAAGCAAGTGTGGCGACTCTTAAAACTCAGGTACAGGTTGCAAATTTCAATCCTTCAAATATTAATTATATCGATGATGTAAATGGTAATATTCCTTCAGGTTATACAGCCATAGAAGAAATTAAAGCTAATGATTCTGATAATGCGGTTTATCTTGTAAATATGGGTAAAGAAGTTTTTACAGGTTCGGTACCAATTGGATCAGTAGTAACAGGAGGAGATGATAGAGGTTGGATGAAAGTGCAGGTAGTGAGATCAGGAACAGGATATAAAGTAAAATACGCAGAGCTAAATTCTACTACACACAAAGAGTTATTTTTAACTAAAAATAGTACCTATAATTATAATTTCGTTAGTTTAAAAAATAATTCAGAGGTTTCTATTCAACCGGAGAAAAAGAGATGGGATATCTGTTTTACGGTTTTCACTAACACAATTACTGGAGCGGGAAGTTATATTTATGCAGATTTTGTAACATTGAATAATGTTGGTGGTGCAGCAGCTTATGAAGTAATTGTTCCTTCAACATCATCGGGAGTTGAAGCTTATACAAACTTTAAAACATCTGATATCGATCACTCTAAATTTATCACCAATGATCAGCGTGTAATTGGTTCAAATTGGAGAAATCCTGTAGGTGCAAATGGTTTAGAAGTTTACGGTGACCGTTTTTACGTGGTAAAAGATGCAGAAGGCTATTTCTTTAAACTAAGATTTACAAGAATTACCAATACAGCAGGAGAAAGAGGAAGACCTCAGTTTGAGTACAAACCTTTATAA